Proteins encoded by one window of Lepeophtheirus salmonis chromosome 3, UVic_Lsal_1.4, whole genome shotgun sequence:
- the LOC121114775 gene encoding uncharacterized protein, which produces MRGHHIIVFTLFFLIHKGSSTLCYIGNSSFHRISDIIDCTNNGLSETELYCRNITSPDGSIHRSCVSMSQYDSSWEEFGCQSSNGGFIRCICGHDFCNVPWSYDSSSSSSVKKSIGFLYSLLLICSGSFFH; this is translated from the exons ATGAGAGGACATCATATTATCGTATTCACTCTGTTCTTTCTTATTCACAAAG GTTCCTCTACACTCTGCTATATTGGTAACTCATCCTTCCATCGAATCTCTGACATCATTGATTGCACCAATAATGGATTATCGGAAACAGAGCTTTATTGCAGGAACATTACATCCCCAGATGGATCCATTCATCGAAGTTGTGTCTCCATGTCTCAATATGATTCCTCCTGGGAGGAATTCGGTTGTCAAAGCTCCAATGGGGGATTTATTCGATGTATTTGTGGTCATGATTTTTGTAATGTTCCTTGGAGCTATGATTCATCATCATCTTCTTCTGTGAAGAAATCTATAGGCTTTCTCTACTCTCTTCTACTTATTTGTTCAGGATCTTTCTTCCACTAA